Proteins from one Clupea harengus unplaced genomic scaffold, Ch_v2.0.2, whole genome shotgun sequence genomic window:
- the LOC122128992 gene encoding NACHT, LRR and PYD domains-containing protein 1 homolog isoform X1 produces the protein MSQSRYSLSSAGLQLCASYRTHLPLEQRGTWCVRLSSCSFSVHSTHDEEKQLLRLPVSLQSNKTPAGISTRGQTPPDVMDSNPDVKKRSGASEGGVSTCDSDREDYHSEDLQKMCEACTEVPDSSHWVLVEPDVSTGKDDSTYSLSSPAGRYECSESGLRWSCAGQVTLQYRFIDWHLLAGDLQYRPAGSSMDIKLISGELQEIHLPHFLCLGGSQSCLKDAVKVLHKQDGGVCLEKCELSRFHARLVNPTSSLLGLFYSLISPLLPGKKQMKIHADVQVYLSSTVPFTFRTYLLPADAYLRMLLKEQEMEEGFGGTMLAKGRPENPLQMKEFYVLKTDCDAQYLSRRTKP, from the exons ATGTCACAGAGCAGATATAGCCTTTCCTCAGCAGGACTGCAACTCTGCGCTTCCTATCGAACTCACCTTCCTCTCGAACAACGCGGAACTTGGTGTGTGCGGCTGTCGTCTTGTTCATTCTCTGTTCACTCGACGCACGATGAAGAGAAGCAGTTGTTGAGACTCCCAGTCTCCCTGCAGAGCAATAAGACACCTGCGGGCATCTCCACACGGGGACAAACACCACCAG acgtGATGGACTCTAATCCAGATGTGAAGAAGAGGAGCGGAGCCTCCGAAGGGGGCGTGTCTACATGTGACTCTGACAG gGAGGATTACCACAGCGAAGATCTACAGAAGATGTGTGAAGCCTGTACTGAAGTTCCAGACTCCAGCCACTGGGTCCTGGTGGAGCCTGACGTCTCCACAGGAAAGGACGATTCAACCTACAGCCTGAGCTCTCCTGCAGGGAGGTATGAGTGCTCAGAGTCTGGTCTGCGCTGGTCGTGTGCTGGTCAAGTCACCCTGCAGTACCGCTTCATAGACTGGCATCTCTTGGCTGGAGACCTGCAGTACAGACCAGCTGGCTCTTCGATGGACATCAAGCTCATCTCAGGAGAGCTGCAGGAGATCCACCTGCCACATTTCCTCTGTTTGGGAGGTAGTCAGTCTTGTCTAAAGGATGCTGTGAAGGTTCTGCATAAGCAGGACggtggagtgtgtttggagaagtGTGAGCTTAGTCGCTTTCATGCCAGGCTGGTGaaccccacctcttctcttcttgGGCTTTTCTACTCTTTGATATCTCCCTTGCTCCCTGGGAAGAAGCAGATGAAGATCCATGCTGATGTTCAGGTCTATCTGAGCAGCACAGTACCATTCACTTTCCGCACATACCTCCTGCCAGCGGATGCCTATCTCAGAATGTTACTGAAGGAACAGGAAATGGAGGAAGGATTCGGAGGCACCATGCTCGCCAAGGGCCGGCCTGAGAACCCTCTTCAGATGAAGGAGTTTTATGTTTTAAAGACCGACTGCGATGCCCAGTATCTGTCCAGGAGAACTAAGCCTTAG
- the LOC122128992 gene encoding NACHT, LRR and PYD domains-containing protein 1 homolog isoform X2 yields the protein MDSNPDVKKRSGASEGGVSTCDSDREDYHSEDLQKMCEACTEVPDSSHWVLVEPDVSTGKDDSTYSLSSPAGRYECSESGLRWSCAGQVTLQYRFIDWHLLAGDLQYRPAGSSMDIKLISGELQEIHLPHFLCLGGSQSCLKDAVKVLHKQDGGVCLEKCELSRFHARLVNPTSSLLGLFYSLISPLLPGKKQMKIHADVQVYLSSTVPFTFRTYLLPADAYLRMLLKEQEMEEGFGGTMLAKGRPENPLQMKEFYVLKTDCDAQYLSRRTKP from the exons ATGGACTCTAATCCAGATGTGAAGAAGAGGAGCGGAGCCTCCGAAGGGGGCGTGTCTACATGTGACTCTGACAG gGAGGATTACCACAGCGAAGATCTACAGAAGATGTGTGAAGCCTGTACTGAAGTTCCAGACTCCAGCCACTGGGTCCTGGTGGAGCCTGACGTCTCCACAGGAAAGGACGATTCAACCTACAGCCTGAGCTCTCCTGCAGGGAGGTATGAGTGCTCAGAGTCTGGTCTGCGCTGGTCGTGTGCTGGTCAAGTCACCCTGCAGTACCGCTTCATAGACTGGCATCTCTTGGCTGGAGACCTGCAGTACAGACCAGCTGGCTCTTCGATGGACATCAAGCTCATCTCAGGAGAGCTGCAGGAGATCCACCTGCCACATTTCCTCTGTTTGGGAGGTAGTCAGTCTTGTCTAAAGGATGCTGTGAAGGTTCTGCATAAGCAGGACggtggagtgtgtttggagaagtGTGAGCTTAGTCGCTTTCATGCCAGGCTGGTGaaccccacctcttctcttcttgGGCTTTTCTACTCTTTGATATCTCCCTTGCTCCCTGGGAAGAAGCAGATGAAGATCCATGCTGATGTTCAGGTCTATCTGAGCAGCACAGTACCATTCACTTTCCGCACATACCTCCTGCCAGCGGATGCCTATCTCAGAATGTTACTGAAGGAACAGGAAATGGAGGAAGGATTCGGAGGCACCATGCTCGCCAAGGGCCGGCCTGAGAACCCTCTTCAGATGAAGGAGTTTTATGTTTTAAAGACCGACTGCGATGCCCAGTATCTGTCCAGGAGAACTAAGCCTTAG